A DNA window from Amycolatopsis sp. DSM 110486 contains the following coding sequences:
- a CDS encoding carbon-nitrogen hydrolase family protein → MSRLRIAAVAAHFGRDLEFDLRRIATLIDHARQSGADLLVLPDAALGGYLADLRHPDPDALPPALEPGCPELKTVQALAAEMTVCVGYCEADGTRRYNAAVCVTGDGVLGHHRKVHQPPGESVAYDAGDSFTAFDTPAGRVGMLIDYDKTFPESARSLAVDGAEIVACLSAWPTSITDRAPRMAQDRQSRLFDLYDQARAAENQVVLVSSNQTGAMGGMRFLGQAKVVGPGGEILARTWSKAGLAVAEVDVAGEVANARRVLHHLGERKPFAYREG, encoded by the coding sequence ATGAGCCGGCTCCGGATCGCCGCCGTGGCCGCGCACTTCGGGCGCGACCTCGAGTTCGACCTGCGGCGCATCGCCACGTTGATCGACCACGCGCGCCAGAGCGGCGCCGACCTGCTGGTGCTGCCCGACGCGGCGCTCGGCGGCTACCTCGCCGACCTGCGCCACCCCGACCCGGACGCGCTGCCGCCGGCGCTCGAACCCGGTTGCCCCGAGCTGAAAACGGTGCAGGCTTTGGCCGCGGAGATGACCGTGTGCGTGGGTTACTGCGAGGCCGACGGTACGCGCCGCTACAACGCGGCCGTGTGCGTGACGGGCGACGGTGTGCTCGGCCACCACCGGAAGGTGCACCAGCCGCCGGGAGAGAGCGTCGCGTACGACGCGGGGGATTCCTTCACCGCGTTCGACACCCCCGCCGGGCGCGTCGGGATGCTGATCGACTACGACAAGACGTTCCCGGAGTCGGCGCGCTCGCTCGCGGTGGACGGCGCGGAGATCGTCGCGTGCCTCTCGGCGTGGCCGACGAGCATCACCGACCGGGCACCGCGGATGGCGCAGGACCGCCAGTCGCGGCTGTTCGACCTGTACGACCAGGCGCGCGCCGCGGAGAACCAGGTGGTTCTCGTGTCGTCCAACCAGACCGGCGCGATGGGTGGCATGCGGTTCCTCGGCCAGGCCAAGGTCGTCGGCCCCGGTGGCGAGATCCTGGCGCGCACCTGGTCGAAGGCGGGGCTCGCGGTGGCCGAGGTCGACGTGGCGGGGGAAGTCGCGAACGCCCGCCGCGTGCTGCACCACCTGGGGGAACGCAAACCTTTCGCGTACCGGGAGGGCTGA
- a CDS encoding MSMEG_0565 family glycosyltransferase, with product MRIALLSYSTKPRGGVVHTLALAEALAALGADVTVWTLGRGGDSGFFRPVDPRVTTMVVPFPEVPGESVGSRIVRSIAVLGAAFPDGEYDIVHAQDCISANAVDRCVRTVHHLDTFTTPELAACHERAITRPFAHVCVSASVAAEVRAGWGIEATVIPNGVDAARFSSAPYGDWRARFGRYVLAVGGIEPRKGSLDLLEAVALLDPAVRLVIAGGETLFDYRDYRERWDKRAAALGVDPVVLGPVAHDSLPSLVRSAAVFAFPSTKEGFGLAAMEALAAGVPLVARDLPVLREVFGGVARFAATPHGFAASIEAALDSGPEDRAAGVALAERHTWAAAARAHLELYRSLVG from the coding sequence TTGCGCATCGCGTTGCTGAGCTATTCGACGAAACCCCGCGGCGGCGTGGTGCACACGCTGGCGCTGGCGGAGGCCCTGGCCGCGCTCGGTGCGGACGTGACGGTGTGGACCCTGGGCCGTGGTGGTGACAGTGGGTTCTTCCGGCCGGTGGATCCGCGGGTGACGACGATGGTCGTGCCGTTTCCCGAGGTGCCGGGTGAGTCGGTGGGCTCCCGGATCGTGCGCTCGATCGCGGTTTTGGGGGCGGCTTTCCCTGATGGCGAGTACGACATCGTGCACGCGCAGGACTGCATCTCGGCCAACGCCGTGGACCGGTGCGTGCGGACGGTGCACCACCTCGACACGTTCACCACGCCCGAGCTGGCCGCGTGTCACGAACGGGCGATCACGCGGCCGTTCGCGCACGTGTGCGTGTCGGCGTCGGTGGCCGCCGAGGTGCGCGCGGGCTGGGGGATCGAAGCCACCGTGATTCCCAACGGCGTTGATGCTGCGCGGTTTTCTTCGGCGCCGTACGGGGATTGGCGGGCGCGGTTCGGCCGGTATGTGCTCGCGGTCGGCGGTATCGAGCCGCGCAAGGGTTCTTTGGACCTGCTGGAGGCCGTCGCTTTGCTCGACCCCGCGGTGCGCCTGGTGATCGCGGGCGGCGAAACGCTCTTCGACTACCGCGACTACCGCGAGCGCTGGGACAAGCGGGCGGCCGCGCTGGGTGTGGATCCGGTGGTGCTGGGGCCGGTTGCGCACGACTCGCTGCCGTCGCTGGTCCGGTCGGCCGCGGTGTTCGCCTTCCCCTCGACGAAGGAGGGCTTCGGTCTGGCGGCGATGGAGGCTTTGGCTGCGGGAGTGCCTTTGGTGGCGCGTGATCTCCCGGTGCTGCGCGAGGTTTTCGGCGGGGTGGCCCGGTTCGCTGCCACGCCGCACGGCTTCGCCGCCTCGATCGAGGCAGCGCTGGATTCCGGACCGGAAGACCGCGCGGCGGGTGTGGCTCTGGCTGAGCGCCACACGTGGGCCGCTGCCGCGCGGGCGCACCTGGAGTTGTACCGGTCGCTCGTGGGGTAA
- the mtnA gene encoding S-methyl-5-thioribose-1-phosphate isomerase, with protein sequence MRRTVDWADGAVVIIDQVALPGAYRTLELRTVDELVDAIQRLAVRGAPALGAAGALGVALAAFAGGSEGAVQAEAERLASARPTAVNLRWGVSRALGKLHDGPEAVLAEALAMLDEDEHLNRTASGHAAEVVLRETTRRPLRLLSHCNAGHLATVAWGTALGVVWHLHERGLVESVLVDETRPLLQGSRLTAWELAQAGVPHRVQPDGAAALAMSRGLVDCVLVGADRIAANGDVANKIGTYSLAIAAAHHGVPFVVVAPESTVDASIATGADIEIEERRASELTEFGGVRIAPDGAEVFNPAFDVTPAALITAVVTENGVRLPQPTP encoded by the coding sequence ATGCGCAGGACCGTGGACTGGGCCGACGGCGCCGTCGTGATCATCGACCAGGTCGCGCTGCCCGGCGCGTACCGGACGCTGGAGCTGCGGACGGTCGACGAGCTCGTCGACGCGATCCAGCGGCTCGCCGTGCGAGGTGCTCCCGCGCTGGGCGCCGCCGGGGCGCTGGGTGTCGCTCTGGCGGCGTTCGCAGGCGGCTCGGAAGGCGCCGTGCAAGCTGAAGCCGAACGCCTCGCGAGCGCCCGCCCGACGGCCGTCAACCTCCGCTGGGGCGTCAGCCGTGCCCTCGGCAAGCTCCACGACGGCCCCGAAGCCGTGCTCGCCGAGGCCCTGGCCATGCTCGACGAGGACGAACACCTCAACCGCACCGCGTCGGGCCACGCGGCGGAAGTCGTGCTGCGCGAGACCACCCGCCGCCCGCTGCGGCTGCTGAGCCACTGCAACGCGGGCCACCTCGCCACCGTCGCGTGGGGCACGGCGCTCGGCGTCGTCTGGCACCTGCACGAGCGGGGCCTCGTCGAGTCGGTGCTGGTCGACGAGACCCGCCCCCTCCTGCAGGGCTCCCGCCTCACCGCGTGGGAACTCGCCCAGGCCGGCGTCCCCCACCGCGTCCAACCCGACGGCGCCGCCGCCCTCGCGATGTCCCGCGGCCTCGTCGACTGCGTCCTCGTGGGCGCCGACCGCATCGCCGCCAACGGCGACGTCGCCAACAAGATCGGCACCTACAGCCTCGCGATCGCCGCCGCACACCACGGGGTGCCGTTCGTGGTCGTCGCTCCGGAGTCCACTGTGGACGCCTCGATCGCCACGGGCGCCGACATCGAGATCGAAGAGCGCCGGGCTTCGGAGCTCACGGAGTTCGGCGGCGTCCGCATCGCTCCCGACGGCGCCGAGGTCTTCAACCCGGCCTTCGACGTGACGCCGGCCGCGCTCATCACGGCGGTGGTGACGGAAAACGGCGTCCGACTCCCTCAGCCGACTCCGTAG